Below is a genomic region from Prevotella melaninogenica.
GACGACCAACGTTTATGATTAGTTCCTTTTCCATATTTAGATTCTTTATTTATGAATTTAAGTTTTGATTGTTCACACTTTGTTTTTTCAACCGACGCATATAAGCTATCATAATGATAGCTGCAACTAATGATGCCAAGAAGTCACTTGAAGGCAATGATGCCCATACACCATTTAAGTTGAAGAAATGTGGTAGGATAACAAGTAATGGAATTAAGAATAGTAATTGGCGAGAAAGAGATAAGAAAATGCTTATCTTTACTTTACCAATACACTGAAAGAAGTTTGTTACAACCATCTGAAATCCCACGACAGGATACATCATCATGTTTATTTGAATAGCCTTAATTGCTTGGCGAATTAATTCTGGGTCCTTTGTGAACATACGTGCACAGTAATATGGAGCTAAATGAGCAATTAGCCAACCTGTAACCATTATCCCTGTTGCAGCAAAGATAGTAAGTTTCAATACACGCATAAGTCTATCAGTCTGCTGTGAACCATAGTTATATCCTGCTATAGGCTGCATACCTTGGTCTAATCCGATGACAAACATTACAAATATCATAGCCACACTATAAGCTATGCCGAATGCTCCAACAGCCATATCACCACCGTATCTGACAAGTTGATTATTCATAAAGATAACCACAATGCAAGCACAAACATTCATCAAGAATGGGGAAATACCAATAGAGATGATATTTTCTACCAAATGTCTTTTAAGGCGATAGATTCCACGCTTTAAATGTAAAATCTCATCTTTGTTAGTCAACTGCTTCATCTGCCAGCATAATGCCAATGCTTGAGATAAGACTGTGGCGAAAGCGGCACCACGAATTCCCCAGCCCCAGAGTCTGATAAAGATAAAGTCTAAGACTATATTCATCAAGACTGTGAAAATCGTAGCCATCATTGCCTGACGAGGTTTTGATGCAGCACGAAGTACAGCATTCATTCCAAAGTACATGTGAGAGATGACATTTCCCGCCAAAATAACCTCCATAAAACTACGGGCATAGGGGATTGTAGCGTCACTTGCACCAAAGAATCGCAAGATTGGGTCAAGAAAGATAAGGCAGATAATACCAAATGCACTTCCTATAATCAAATTAAGCGTTACTGTATTACCGAGGATATTTTCTGCGGTTTCATAGTCACGCTGACCTAACTTCACACTGATAGACGTAGATGCTCCTATTCCTACAGCTGCACCAAAGGCTGCACCAAGATTGATAAAAGGGAAAGTAATAGCTAAACCTGATATAGCCAATGGTCCTACAATCTGACCAATGAATATTCGGTCTACTATGTTATAGAGTGAGGCTGCTATCATCGCTATAATTGCTGGGAACGCATATTGTGCCAACAATTTACCAACAGGTTTGGTACCTAACTCTAAAGTTGCATTCTTATTATCCATCAAAATTCTATTACTTGTCTACGAATGAATGGAATTCCTCCTTATACTATGCTTGCAAATGTACAAAAAAAAAATGAGAAAACCTATTTGTAGCGTAATGAATTGTAGGTTTATAAAACCTATTATTGCTATTTTTTAGGGTCTTCAGTATTTTGGAGTGATAAAGTTTGCCACTTAAGGTTAGGTTTCTGACGAAATGTCACACGGAGAAAAGGAAAGAACGGAAGATTATTAAAACAAAGCAATGTAGTTATCAAGAATCTGTACGCTATACCTTCGTCGCTCTTTGTGCCGTCGGCACCTCCGTGACATTGCGTTTACCTCCGTCCCCTCCGTGACTCCGTGTGCCTATTATATAAGACTTTTAGTTTGTCACTCCATATTTCGGAAGAACCACAATTTATTCCTATGTCATTTATTTTGTAAACTATTTTCGTACAGTTCAAAACCAATACATGCTCTTTTGGCTTCTAAAAGACGCCCAATTGGCTTGCAAAAGGTGCCCTTTAAGCCCCTTACTAACGCCCTTTTGACGTCCTATTAATCATCTTTTCTCGTGCTACTTTATAACTAATTGATTCCCTGTTGGTTGCAGACTTGCTTCTTATATGTGTTTTTGCCGTTAGTTATAGAGGCTTTCTTTGAAATTATGTAATGATTTTTCAATCTCTTGTCAGCAGATTTTCGATGTCTTAAAATGAGAAGTCTTCAATGACGGAGGGTGATTATAAGATAGATAGATGACTGTTTTAGCTATGCTTTTGTTTGATAAGTAACCTCGGTTCTTCCGTTAACGCAATACGAAAAGCGTCCACACATTTAACGGAAGGACTAAAAAAATGATTTCTTATCACGTGGATAAATAGACAAAAATGGTTTTAAGGCTGAATAAACAAGTTTATAATTTATAAAATACTTCAATCTAATTAGCTTTAATGATATCAATTAAATTACTCATAGATAGTTGTTTAATATATGAACTTATCCTTCAAAACAAGTAACTAAACTACTTGTAAACTCGCCAACTTGTCTACTTATAAACTTGTTTATTCAGTAACTGGCAGACTATACCAGTTCAACCTTCTCCATTTCCTGCTCTTTGTCGCAGTAATGACATTTAAGAATACCATGTTCCTTGTCGACAACATGGAAGATAGTGTCCATAGGTTCATTATTAGTGATACACTTTGGATTATTGCATCTTACAATGCTCCGAAGCTCATCCGGTGTCACAACCTTCTTCTTCTCTACCACTTCATAGTCATTAATGATGTTCAACACCACGTTCGGTGCCACGACCGACAAACGAGAAATTTCATCATCGGTAAAGAACTTATCGCTCACCTTGATGATTCCCTTTGTGCCTACCATCTTCGATGAGAAGTTGAAACCAATAGTGACAGGTGTGGAGAGCTTCTGGAGCTGTAATAGGTTCACAACCTGAAAAGTCTTCTCTGCTGGAATATGATCTATAACGGTGCCGCTCTCAATAGCAGCTACCAGACGTTCTTTCTTTGACATAATGATATGAGCCTCACTCCGTCTCCTTGATATGAAGGAATGCCTGACAGGGTATTTGTGGGCAGTTTTCTTTGTTCACTCATAGGCATTATGAGTCTATTTCTATTTTTCTTGGGTGATTTCTACTCTATCTACGACATCATCTGCTCTTAACCAAAAGTTTACTTTACGTTTTTTACCTGTGGTGTTAGGCTCGATGGTAATCGTGAGTGTGTTGCCTG
It encodes:
- a CDS encoding MATE family efflux transporter; this encodes MDNKNATLELGTKPVGKLLAQYAFPAIIAMIAASLYNIVDRIFIGQIVGPLAISGLAITFPFINLGAAFGAAVGIGASTSISVKLGQRDYETAENILGNTVTLNLIIGSAFGIICLIFLDPILRFFGASDATIPYARSFMEVILAGNVISHMYFGMNAVLRAASKPRQAMMATIFTVLMNIVLDFIFIRLWGWGIRGAAFATVLSQALALCWQMKQLTNKDEILHLKRGIYRLKRHLVENIISIGISPFLMNVCACIVVIFMNNQLVRYGGDMAVGAFGIAYSVAMIFVMFVIGLDQGMQPIAGYNYGSQQTDRLMRVLKLTIFAATGIMVTGWLIAHLAPYYCARMFTKDPELIRQAIKAIQINMMMYPVVGFQMVVTNFFQCIGKVKISIFLSLSRQLLFLIPLLVILPHFFNLNGVWASLPSSDFLASLVAAIIMIAYMRRLKKQSVNNQNLNS
- the pyrI gene encoding aspartate carbamoyltransferase regulatory subunit; its protein translation is MSKKERLVAAIESGTVIDHIPAEKTFQVVNLLQLQKLSTPVTIGFNFSSKMVGTKGIIKVSDKFFTDDEISRLSVVAPNVVLNIINDYEVVEKKKVVTPDELRSIVRCNNPKCITNNEPMDTIFHVVDKEHGILKCHYCDKEQEMEKVELV